The following coding sequences are from one Triticum dicoccoides isolate Atlit2015 ecotype Zavitan chromosome 4A, WEW_v2.0, whole genome shotgun sequence window:
- the LOC119289647 gene encoding uncharacterized protein LOC119289647, giving the protein MEPAEAGGGISAARSSPAAVQATNDDAAASKLTNEHVGGGTAQPPSAQTVQELVDSFSGQLPGRIHDKEKSPAGVLVEETDLASYRRDWEKSWGDKCGSFEFYSCVRAMLFTCKRTPPQAGVKTCLQIFSIRVVEINGAYLEWPLEVYGLVATRDSMDHNRNIIFRLRRDACQLLTQQDPFLALTGPAHAIIFTGPVDIEIQLKVKGRTTEHEDKDFISKVLVYERDPSDKLADAGIGNQDIMRTSCFGELCSLQITSALIAEAVEATVISAEVIEGLWPPKSGIRVVSGTASIDEDFVLLDARDGTLRVDPADGVIPITRNVVCVEKDGRLKLSIEAYRKSGRMYAISVTELIPKRSSANIAICKLPFCMVEFTVAWSCLVAKVDDLRKYGI; this is encoded by the exons ATGGAGCCGGCGGAGGCGGGAGGCGGCATCTCCGCCGCGAGGAGCAGCCCGGCCGCCGTGCAGGCCACCAACGACGACGCCGCGGCGAGCAAGCT GACCAATGAACATGTCGGAGGAGGTACTGCCCAGCCACCATCAGCACAAACAGTACAAGAACTAGTTGATTCATTCTCAGGCCAATTACCAGGGAGGATTCATGACAAAGAAAAATCACCGGCGGGTGTTCTGGTGGAGGAGACGGACCTTGCTTCATACCGTCGCGACTGGGAAAAATCTTGGGGTGACAAGTGTGGCTCCTTCGAATTCTACT CGTGCGTGAGAGCCATGCTCTTCACATGCAAACGCACCCCGCCACAAGCAGGCGTCAAGACCTGCCTGCAGATCTTCTCTATCAGAGTCGTGGAAATCAACGGTGCTTATCTTGAGTGGCCACTGGAGGTCTACGGCCTGGTCGCCACCCGTGACTCGATGGATCATAATCGTAACATTATCTTCAGACTCAGGAGGGACGCCTGCCAACTCCTCACTCAACAG GATCCATTTTTGGCGCTGACCGGCCCGGCTCATGCGATTATCTTCACCGGGCCAGTCGACATTGAGATCCAACTCAAAGTCAAGGGCAGAACCACAGAGCATGAAGACAAAGATTTCATCTCCAAAGTGCTGGTATACGAACGTGATCCCAGTGACAAACTTGCCGACGCAGGCATAGGCAACCAAGACATCATGCGTACCAGCTGTTTCGGCGAGTTGTGCTCCCTACAGATCACCTCCGCCCTGATCGCCGAAGCGGTCGAGGCCACAGTCATCTCTGCTGAAGTTATCGAGGGACTATGGCCCCCAAAGTCAGGAATCCGTGTCGTTTCCGGTACCGCCAGCATAGACGAGGACTTTGTACTGCTCGATGCTCGGGATGGGACGCTTCGTGTGGATCCGGCTGACGGTGTCATCCCCATTACCAGAAATGTTGTCTGTGTGGAGAAAGATGGGAGGCTGAAGCTTTCTATAGAGGCCTACAGAAAGAGTGGGCGTATGTATGCAATATCTGTTACGGAGTTGATACCCAAGAGATCCTCCGCCAATATTGCCATATGCAAGCTTCCCTTCTGCATGGTCGAGTTCACCGTAGCTTGGTCCTGCCTCGTGGCCAAAGTGGATGACCTGAGGAAGTACGGTATCTGA